TTCCAGTCGGCGAGCCGTCCGCCGATCAGGTTGCCCACGGTCAGCCCCGCGCCGTAGAGCAGCAGATAGAGCGTGACGTTCCCGGGCGCGATGCCGGTCACCGTCTCGAGCAAAGGCGTGATGTAGGTGAAGACGGCGAACAGGCTGCCGGCCGACAAGGCGCTCATCGCCATGCCGATCACGACCTGCGGGTCGCGCAGGACGCCGAACTCCCGCAGGATCCCGCTGCCGGCCGGCCGTTCGCTGCGCGGCACGAGCAGGCCGATGCCCAGCGCGGCGATCACGCCGATCGCGGCGACCAGGACGAAGGCGGACCGCCAGCCCGCGACCTGGCCGAGCGCGGTTCCTCCCGGCACGCCCAGCACGTTCGCCAGCGTGAGGCCGGCGAACATCAGCGACATCGCCTGGGCACGCTGGTTGTAGGGCACGAGATCGGCCGCGACGATGGCGCCGATCCCGAAGAAGGCGGCGTGGGCGAAGGCGGTCAGCACGCGCGCGGCCATCAAGAGGCCGTAGGTCGGCGCGATCGCGCACAGAAGGTTGCCGAGCGCGAACAGCAGCATCAGGCCGATCAGCGTGGCCTTGCGCGGCAGGCGGTTGGTCAGGATCGCCAGGACGGGCGCGCCGACCACCACGCCCGCGGCGTAGCCCGAGACGATCAGGCCGGCGCTCGGGATGGTGACGCCGAGATCCTGGGCGACCTGCGGCAGCAGGCCCATGACGACGAACTCGGTCGTGCCGATGCCGAACGCGCCGGCTGCCAGGGCGAAAAGAGCGGGAGGCAGAGCCATGTCTTCAACTTTGCGTAAGCAGGCGGGCAGCCGGGAAGGTGGGCCAATTGTGCATCGCACAAAACGCCTGAGAAAGCAGCGCTGCCATGCAGGATGTGACGGCCGCAATGCCCGCGTGAGGCGTCTTTTCGGCGTCGGTGTTGCACGATTCGGCGTTGCCGCATCCGGCGGCCGGGCCTGCCTGCCCTGGACAGCGTCGAAGCCGGCGGTCCAGGGTGAAACCCTGCTGGACCCAGGGAAGAGGGATCGCCCGTGACACTCAACGCCGAGCTCGCAACCGCCATTCGCGACGCGGTCGACCGGGGCTTCGATGCCCAGACCGCCCTGCTTGCCGATTTCGTGCGCATCCCCAGCCTGCGCGGCCGCGAGGGTCCGGCGCAGGACTTCATGGCGGCGGTTCTGCGCGAGCGTGGCTACACGGTCGACGACTGGGCGATCGATCTGGACGACCTGAAGGACCTGCCGGGCTACGGTCCGATCGAGCACGATTTCAGCCAGGCGCGGACCGTCGTCGGATCCCATCGTCCCGAGCACGTGTCGGGCCGTTCCCTGATCCTGCAGGGCCATTGCGACGTCGTGCCGGCGGGACCGCTCGACATGTGGACGAGACCGCCGTTCGAGGCCGTGGTTGAGGACGGCTGGATGTACGGCCGGGGTGCCGGCGACATGAAGGCGGGCACGATCGCGGCCGTCTGCGCGCTGGACGCCCTGCGCCGGGCCGGGCTCGAGCCGGCGGCGCCCGTCCATCTCCAGTCCGTGATCGAGGAGGAAAGCACCGGCCTGGGCGCGCTGTCGACGCTGCAGCGCGGCTATCGCGCCGCGTGCTGCCTGATCCCGGAGCCGTCGGGACTGAATCTCATGAACGCCCATGTCGGCGTGCTCTGGTTCCGTCTGCGCGTGCGCGGCACGCCGGCCCACGTCGCCTACGCCAGCGAGGGCTTCAACGCCATCAAGGCGGCCTATCACTTCATCCAGGCGCTCGAGACCCTGGAGGCCGACTGGAACGCGCGCGCCAAGGCGGATGCCGACTACAAGGACCACCCGCACCCCCTCAATTTCAATCCCGGCATCATCAAGGGCGGCGACTGGGCCTCGTCCGTCCCGGCCTGGTGCGACGTCGACTGCCGGATCGGCATCCTGCCGGGCTGGCGGATCGACGACTGCCAGCGCGAGATCGTCGCCTGCGTCGAGCGGGCGGCGGCCGCGCTGCCGGCGCTCGAAGGCCGTGTGCCCGACGTGGTGTGGAGCGGCTTCCTCGCCGAGGGTTACCGCCTCAAGGACGCCCCGGAAGCCGAGGCGGTCCTGCGCCGCCACGCGACCGACGCGCTCGGCCGCGAACCGGGGACGTGGCTGATGACCGGCCTGACCGACAATCGCTTCTACGGCCTCTATTACGACGTTCCCAATCTCTGCTGGGGGCCGGTCGCCGAGCAGATCCACGGCTTCGACGAACGGGTCGAGCTCGAGTCGATCCGCAAGGTGACCCAGACGATCGCCCTGTTCATCGCGGAGTGGTGCGGCGTCAATCGGCGCTGAGGTCGACGACCGCCAGGCGCTCGCCCAGGGCCTGCCGGCCGAGCTCCACGAGGTGACGATGATGGGTGAACAACAGCATCTGGCTGGAGCGGCCCACGTCCGCCAGGACCTCGAGCCCGGCGACGGCGCGCTCGTCGTCGAAGCTGACGAACAAATCGTCGCCCAGGAAGGGCAGCGGCTCGGCCGAGGCTGAGAAGCGCTCGAGCTCGGCGAGGCGAAGGGCGAGATAGAGCTGGTCGCAGGTTCCCTCGCTTAGTCCCTCGACGCCGACGCGCTCGCCGTCGTCGCGGACCGCGACGAGGGAGGGCTGGTCGTTGCGGTCGTAGTCGGCCGCGAGGCCGGCGAATCGGCCACAGGTCAGGCGGGTGAAATGCCGGCCGGCCGCCGTCAGCAGCGGGCTCTCCGTGCGCTTGCGATAGCGCTCCAGCCCGGCCCGGACCAGGATCGCCGCCGTGCGCAGCCGCGCCCAGTCGCGTGACAGCTCGGTCAGCTCCGCCACGGCATCCGCCATGGCTTGGGCGTGCGTTTCCGCTCCCTGCCCCTCGCCCATGCGCCGCATCTCGGCCTGCGCCGCTTCGACCTCGGCCCGCGCATCGCCCAGCGCCGCCACCGACTGGGCCAGCTCGGCCGCGACGCGCTCGTCTTCGAGCCTCAGGTGATCCGGATCCGCGCCTGCCGCCTCCGCCGCCAATTCCGCTTCGGCGACCCCGTCGGCGTCCGCGGCGAG
Above is a genomic segment from Geminicoccaceae bacterium SCSIO 64248 containing:
- a CDS encoding ArgE/DapE family deacylase, with amino-acid sequence MTLNAELATAIRDAVDRGFDAQTALLADFVRIPSLRGREGPAQDFMAAVLRERGYTVDDWAIDLDDLKDLPGYGPIEHDFSQARTVVGSHRPEHVSGRSLILQGHCDVVPAGPLDMWTRPPFEAVVEDGWMYGRGAGDMKAGTIAAVCALDALRRAGLEPAAPVHLQSVIEEESTGLGALSTLQRGYRAACCLIPEPSGLNLMNAHVGVLWFRLRVRGTPAHVAYASEGFNAIKAAYHFIQALETLEADWNARAKADADYKDHPHPLNFNPGIIKGGDWASSVPAWCDVDCRIGILPGWRIDDCQREIVACVERAAAALPALEGRVPDVVWSGFLAEGYRLKDAPEAEAVLRRHATDALGREPGTWLMTGLTDNRFYGLYYDVPNLCWGPVAEQIHGFDERVELESIRKVTQTIALFIAEWCGVNRR
- a CDS encoding MFS transporter, whose translation is MALPPALFALAAGAFGIGTTEFVVMGLLPQVAQDLGVTIPSAGLIVSGYAAGVVVGAPVLAILTNRLPRKATLIGLMLLFALGNLLCAIAPTYGLLMAARVLTAFAHAAFFGIGAIVAADLVPYNQRAQAMSLMFAGLTLANVLGVPGGTALGQVAGWRSAFVLVAAIGVIAALGIGLLVPRSERPAGSGILREFGVLRDPQVVIGMAMSALSAGSLFAVFTYITPLLETVTGIAPGNVTLYLLLYGAGLTVGNLIGGRLADWKLMPSMMVLLTLLAVILATFTWTSQFPGLALATMIVWGMVGFALVSPLQMRVIDKARRAPNLASTLNQGAFNVGCASGAFLGGIPLTLGYGYAMLPWVSVVLVLATLALCVLSAALDQRQPADCVAAAA